A region from the Arachis ipaensis cultivar K30076 chromosome B01, Araip1.1, whole genome shotgun sequence genome encodes:
- the LOC107634073 gene encoding EKC/KEOPS complex subunit BUD32-like, producing MAREVLAIPVSTVASESAFSTGGRIIDPYQSSLTPYMVEALVCTQDWVIDDPFGLIENFEEIEKAEQEIRSQLTEEEANQICFKEVFRIGFQARIWNLLEASSVLLFQFCKARSRRTSLQFYQVLIDFVLSFTSTLPEDKAVDLYVLERALLSMHSSCGNVEECASNVHRHYEPVPYLRSYWSWKILDRVQRQEEEDIEYYAIKSVDKSQRSKVLHEV from the exons ATGGCTCGAGAAGTTTTAGCCATACCGGTTTCTACAGTTGCTTCTGAGAGTGCGTTTAGTACAGGAGGAAGGATTATTGACCCTTATCAGAGCTCCTTGACACCATATATGGTGGAAGCTCTTGTATGCACTCAAGATTGGGTAATAGATGACCCTTTTggactaattgaaaattttgaagagatTGAAAAAGCTGAACAAG AAATCAGAAGCCAGCTCACGGAGGAAGAAGCAAATCAGATCTGTTTCAAAGAG GTCTTCCGAATAGGTTTCCAGGCACGGATCTGGAACCTTCTCGAAGCTTCTTCCGTCTTACTGTTCCAATTTTGCAAAG CTCGGAGCAGAAGAACATCGCTTCAATTCTATCAG GTCCTAATTGACTTTGTATTGAGCTTCACTTCAACTCTACCAGAAGATAAAGCTGTTGATTTGTATGTTCTGGAAAGAGCTCTTCTTTCAATGCATTCGTCATGTGGGAATGTG GAAGAATGTGCAAGTAATGTCCACCGTCACTATGAACCAGTACCATATTTACGAAGCTATTGGTCGTGGAAAATACTCG ACCGTGTACAAAGGCAGGAAGAAGAAGACATTGAGTATTACGCCATCAAAAGCGTAGACAAGTCACAGAGAAGCAAGGTTCTTCACGAA GTATGA